aaggaggtcataatgttatgcctgactggtgtgtACATAATGCACTGATTTTCCCCTGCATATTCCCTCTTCTAGCGGAGCTTTTGAGTGTGAGGCGTAAGTTTAGTGAGAGGGTTTCCAAAGAAGTGATCACCCAGCTCCTGGATGACCTTTTTGAAGACCATGTCTTCAATGATGTGGAAAAGGAGGCAATACATGAGGAGAACCAGAGCCGGGTACAAAAGGCATGCAACCTCATCGATCGACTAAGGAAGAAAGGCGATGTTGCGAGCAAGAAGATGATCGATCACCTCCAAGAGAGAGATCCCATACTTTTCACTGAACTGGGTTTGTCCGCTGATCAGCCAGCACAGTCAGCCCAGCCAGCCCAGCCGGTCCAGCCAGCCCAGCCAGCCCAGCCAGCCCAGCCGGTCCAGCCGGTCCAGCCAAGTGAGAAACTTCAAAAAAAGATATGAAACTGTTATGATCTCAGGTTAAACAGTAAtgttgtgctttatttttgttccagctgcagagcctggagaggagcaggagtgGTCAGACAGACTAAAACTGACAACTGAGGTTTTCTGGAAGCTAAAACAGAATGATAAAGATGTTAGTCATTcacaaaaatctattttctaTTCGTCAACACAAtggggaaaacacacagactctTGGAGGCTATCCCCTCTTATTGGTATTACGAATACAACCGAAGTTtattaaaaactttttctttaaGGAAACAACATCAAGATAAATCATAACTGTTAAACTGATTTCTACAAAGCAATGCCAgtcacttaaatgtttaaaatttagCATTCACCCCCTTTAGAATAACTGTCTCTCATTCATCTTACATCAAGACAATAGGCGCTTGTAGCCTCACATGAATGTCATAAACATGAATGTCTCCCTGTGGTATGAAGACACATGTAACTAGTATTCCTGGCTACAAATATACcataaagacacagaaacactcatATAACATGTAAGTCAGGCGATGGATACAAAAAAGTTCCTGAACATACGCCTGAGTTCTGCTCTGCCATCATTTCGAAATGGAAGGAATGTGGCACATGTATCATACTTTCTCAGTTTTGAGGATTTTGATGAGACTTTGCACAGAAGCCTGTGTTATCTGTATGGCTGAGTTGGGTGTATGAGACCAAAATGGATATTTTTGCCCATCAGACAAGATGCTGTTTGGAAGACTCAAGACACCACTGTGAAGCACAGTGGTGTCAGCATCATGCTGTTGGACAACTGACAACTGACCAAAAGTGTATCTACTAAATACTTACTTAAAACGGATCAAAAGGGATTTATGCAGTCACTTGACTATATATTGACCATGATCCCATTTGTAAAGTCaataaaaagggaaacattttaacatttttactttttcatacTGTAGCTGTAGTGCAAATACAGGATCAAGACCTGTCAAGAAGAAATTAAACTGTCTTCAGTTCAtcatgttgatgatgatgttgattgtttttatttatttttccaggtTTACCCTGCAGGCAAAAGCAACATTAGAAATCGTGTGGCCCTGCTGATCACTaatataaagtttaaagaaGAGAGGCGCAACAGAAAAGGAGCTGAGAAAGACGAGGAGAATATGGAAAAGCTTCTTTCGGCTCTGGGATATGAGGTGGTGAGACACACAAACCTCACTGCAAAGGTATGTTATGAAAagatcataaaaataaataatggggTAGATTTAAGGATACAGCAactaatacatttttttgttgttggtggtgggtGTTCTCACAGGAGATTGATGACGCTCTGATTAAATTCTCTAAACATCCTAaactcagagagacagacagtgtTGTGGTGGTCCTAATGTCTCATGGGAAACTGGGAGCTGTCCTCGGTGTCGACTCGACAGAAGAGCAACCGGATGACTTCGCCATTGACAAAATTTACCAACACTTGGGCTCGGTGGAATGTCCAGCGCTGCTGAACAAGCCCAAGGTCATCATCATACAGGCTAGCGGATGTGGTGGTGGCTCTTGTTCTATACAGGAAGGAATTCATGGATCCGTCAACGTTATTGACGACATGAATACAGTGAGATGggtgcacaaagaaaaagacttCATTTCACTTCTTTCCAGCACTCCTGGTCAGTGTAACTGGAATATCATCAGATATCATTCAGAAACTCATAACACCATAGATACCTTGTGTGGTAAAACTACATGATTTTTGTGtatctgattttttatttattttattttatttttgcaggtaCTGTGtcatacagacacatacaaaacGGGTCTTTCTTCATCAAGTACATTGTTGAAGTGTTCAACACCTACGCACACGCTGATGACATTCGTGAGCTCTTCAGAAAAGTAAGCCATggaagtgtaaaaaataaactgtaaagaTAACATTCTCGTGTTACTAACGTGAGACTTGATTAATATTTGAGCACGTCTTGTTTCCACTACGCAGGTCATGCGACGTTTTGAAGATTTCACCTGTGGCAACAGGAGACAGATGCCAACCGAAGACAGATGCACACTAACAAGACGCTTCTACTTCTTCTCCGGCATCTGAGACAGACCCAGGGTTGTTTATCATCCACTTTATAGCCAGCAATTATTCTTTCTCTGGAGCCTACATCTGGGTCACTGCGGGAAACTAACATTTTACGGTGGCAAAGGGAAACTAATAGCTACAAAGAGATGAGACACAAAGTCACATAAAATTATTAGAAAGTGATGCACAATGactagaagaaagaaaagatagtGAAAACACCTGCCAAGACAAACATGTTGTGCCTCTTTCAGTCTCATTGTTTTGTTACTCAGCAGGTGGCTGTCAAGCATCGCATGCAGGTAACTGGTTTGTCCACTCATGAACTTCACGATACTAACAAActctttgtttccatttttaatcACAAAGACATGAAGCGATGATCATTTTGAAGAGCATATTGGTACAGACATAAACAGACTAGAATACAACTGTAAAGCTGAGAGATTTAGTACTGCAActaaagttttcattttcattcatttcgtACATGTTTTCAGCCCGACATTAAAATTTCTCTCGGTCCCTTTTCAGGATTTGCTCTCTTTATGCTTTCTACATTTAGCATTCCAGGTGTTTGAAGAAGGTTTTGTTGAGCTTATACATGTTTGGTTtgacagtgtctgtgtgtgaaactgtgcCGCATAGGTAAACTTGACCAGAGGGAATCcctgtaaatataaataaaatttatattaaataaataaaatttgtttttctcGTTACATGAAATACCCCCATCGACAATCATAAAGTAAAGATCCTACAGGAAACATATTATTCACATTGcattcaaaaatacacaacCTGGCCAAAAAAGTAAcaacctggatttaactaagccaggggtcggcaaccttcaacactcaaagagccatttggacacgtttcccacagaaaagaaaacactgggagccacaaaacccccttgacatctaaaataaagataatacTGCATATATagttttttacctctatgctatgtataaaaaactatagtgtgttgcatttacgAAATGAAAGAACTactaaagagaaaacaaaactgtatttatgcCTACATAaaagggatttatccatggttgatTTACCTGCgttcgaaaagttcaataaatagcgggctggacctgacgacgggtgtcgcacatcggcagttgtgacgtatattttgagcgacaaaaaaattaacacattttattttaatgttacaagatcaccataaattcaaatttagaattatatttttttaaaaagtgaagtgaaataaaatgcatttgaattaaatacttgatAACAAGGAGTAGACTTTATGTGCTGCAAGCTGGTAACAAGTTATGCCATGTTGCTCTTTAAGAAGTCTCAAATCATTGgtatgcatcaagcagagaaaacatctaaggagactgaagtagaaactattaaaattgaGTTAACCCatgtccaacgcattattaaaaactggaaggatagtggggaaccatcgtctttgaggaagaagTTTATCATGATTAGCGATCACTTCAGATActtggtgaaatcaaattgaagaaaaacaacagtagaactcaggtactatgtttaatagtgaaataaGAGAATTTCAcacgtacaatgtgaagggaactcaagggattgggactgaacagcaaTGTAGCCTTAAGACAATCACtcatcagtgaggctaaccaggaacaaagggcttcaatttgctagggagcataaagattggacacTGGAGCAATGGacgaaggtcatgtggtctgatgagtcatGATCCatcctgttccagagtgatgggttatcagggtaagaagagaggcagatgaagtgatgcacccatcatgcccagtgtctactgtacaatcCTCTGGGGCAgagctatgatctggggttgctgtaGTTCATCAGGTCAGTTGGCTACctaaatatactgaatgaccatgTTATTCCATCAATAGACTTTCTCTTCCCTGACAGTGCCAGACTTAACTGGGCTCAAACTATGAAAGAGtcgttcagggagcatgagacatcattttcatacatggattggccaccacagagtcaaccacattgagaatctttgggaagTGCTGGTGACCAATACAAAACCTTGGTGAGAAAGTAATGCAACactgaatggaaataaatcttgtgacattgcaacaacttcttattgaaacaatgccacagcgacTGTGTGCTGTGATAaaagctaaaggcggtccaaTGAAATAGtttggtggtgacttttttaCGTCAGGCAGTTTAATTGAAGGAAAAGGATACGTATGCTACTCATATCTGACAATTTGGCATCCTGATTTGTGTAATTCACACTGCAGAATCAATACAAATAAGCATTTATTTAGACCTATTTCTACACAGTGACATGCAGATTGATCTATTATTCTTAGGACGTTATCAGTGGAGACCTTGTGGAAACAagcttgtacattggggaatcCAAACAACccaaccacaaacacatgtcCCAGCGCAGGACAGCCAGCCCCATTGCCATCTCCAATGACCTCCACTAAGCCCTCACACACCTGGCCACTAAGAACTCCTACGTTAGACTTTAACTCAGCATTCAACACAACCATCTCCCAACAGCTCATCCACAAACTGGACCGACTTGGCCTCAACATTTCGCTGTGCAACTGGCTGCTGGACTTCCTCATGGGGAGACCACAGTAGTAGTACTAGCAGTGTGGGTCGGCAGCAACACATCCAGCAGCATCACCCTGAACACGATGGCCCCCCATTTCTAGTCCAGATGTCGTAACTTCTGCtggctggtgagtgtgtgtgacatgtAAATTTCACTTGAATTATCtcattactttttaaatgtgatttgattAAATCTTTTTCAAGAAACGAATACATGTGTCCTTTATTCTTTCTGTTTGCGAGGTTATGAaaccttttattcatttacagcCAGTGCATAAAAGTTAAACTATTCCCTCCAGTGATATAAGTGGCATATATAGCCTCTAGTCGGGTGATTAAATGATTACCCAAGATATTTCATATCGTTTTAGAGGAGCGCACACGCACCCCCACCAGTGGTGTCTATGTCTTGTTTAGAGCTACGTCTGATTGGCTTGTAATAAAGTAAAAGGAAGTCTTTGCTGATGATGCATGTTGGGTTACTTGACGCAAAACAGGAAATCAGACAGTAGACATTACGCGCGTCACGGACGATACACGTTGTCCAAAGCTGGGAAGTTTTCACGAGAGATTTGCAGACTTGAAATTTAACAGCATTTGAGAAATGGCAGGTAAGACTTCACGGACTAAATGCATTTTGAAGGTATCCATAACTATAGGCTGTACTCCATGTTGGCGACGTATGCAGGATACGCACAAACTGACGTCTTGTATGTCACCACGGTCTCTTTTGATGAAAATGACAAGGAAGGTAGAAGTTGAAAATATGTATTTGCAGACTTAAATAGTTTTACAACCGGCGCCCGCCAAAGCAAAACTTTCCATTTTGTTGAACTTGCCACGTATTAGTTTCACTTTCCGATACTTTAGGGATACGCCCGGGGCGGCAGTTTTGTTTAGAGGAACTCAAAATATAtacaggaagtggaaagcagACATTGATAATATGAGAGGAAGCCTatgataatatataaaatatatattcctccagaaggaggaaacaaaaacggcaaaatctgaacagaaacctaagttacaaagaaaaatcactctTTCGAGGAAATATAGGACAGCAAGGCAACGCAGACTGTAGCATGGATCGCAGGCACGGgtagaaacaacaaaaatgacaaacacactggcacaagacaagggagatgcagactacttaaacacatggagggaaggGAGCACCAGGTGGACACattcaggaatcagggaagacgaTCAGACtagtgacacatgaggaagggcaagtgacctgaaacgagaggagagttaaTTTTCAAAATAAGGCAGGAAATGATGAGACTACCACACCAAAATAAGACATGACCACACCAGTGTGACAGGAAGCCTATGATAATATATAAAAGCAAGCCTCTCTTTACTAggccattctctgatgagtcacagctgttttggagacacaaggaagacctacacaatattagcaaggtggtcacaattttatgcctgactggtgtgtACATAATGGACTGATTTTCCCCCTGCATATTCCCTCTTCTAGCGGAGCTTTTTAGGGTGAGAAGTAAGTTTATTGACAAGGTTTCCGAAGAAGTGATCAGCCAGCTCCTGGATGACCTTTTGGAAGACTGTGTCTTGAATGATGGGGAAAATGATGCAGTACTTAAGAAGAACCAGACTCAGGCAGACAGGGCACGCGCCCTCATTGATTCAGTGAGGAAGAAAGGCGATGTAGCGAGCAGGAAGATGATCGCTCGCCTCCAAGCGAGAGATCCCACACTTTCCTATGAACTGGGTTTGTCTGCTGGTCAGCCAGCACAGCCAGCCCAGTTAGCCCAGCCAGCACAGCCAGCCCAGTTAGCCCAGCCAGCCCAACCAGGTAAGACACCTTCAAAAAGATATGAGGCTGTTATGATCTCAGGTTAAATGGTAATGTTGTGCCATTTTTGTTCCAGCTGCAGAGcctggagaggagcaggggtGGTCAGATAAACTCATACTGACAACTGAGGCCCTCTGGAAGCAGAAACAGAATGATAAAGATGTTAGTCATTCACAAAATCTATTTTCTACTCGTCAACACAATGAGGAAACACACAGAAGCTTTCCCATGATGAGCAGCCACAACCTTGAAGGCTATCCCCTCGTATGGTTACTATGAATGCAACCAAGGCTTTTTATAATCTTGttttgagaaaacaacaactgaactTTTAAAGTACTGTTCACGGCCAATTCCCTTGCAAAATATGACAGAGCTTGAGCAGTTTTATAAAGAAGAAGTGAGTAAAATGGTCACGTCCAGATGTGGAAGCATGACTGAGACCTGCCCACACATATTCAGTTCTGTGATTGTGACCAAAAGTGTATCTACTAAATACTTACTTAAAAGGGATCAAAAGGGATTTATGCAGTCACTTGACTGTATATATAGGgaaattatacacacacacacacacacacacacacacacacacacacacacacacacacacacactactttgtaaaaataatttttaactTTCACATTTTTTGGTAAATCTTTACTGTCATTGACATTGACCATGATTCCATTTGTAggcaataaaaattaaaacatccttttactttttcatacTGTAGCTTTAGTGCAAACACAGTATCAAGATTTTCTGTCTGTCAAGAAGAAATTAAACTGTCTTCAGTCCAtcatgttgatgatgatgttgattgtttttatttatttttccaggtTTACCCTGCAGGCAAAAGTAACATTAGAAATCGTGTGGCCCTGCTGATCACTAATATAAAGTTTAAAGACAAGAGGCTCaacagagaaggagctgagaAAGACGAGGAGAACATGGAGAGGCTTCTCTCGGCTCTGGGATATGAGGTGGTGAGACGCACAGACCTCACTGCAGAGGTATGTTAGGAAAagatcataaaaataaataatggggTGAATTTAAGGATACAGCAactaatacatttttttgttgttggtggtgggtGTTCTCACAGGAGATTGATGAGGCTCTGATTAAATTCTCTAAACATCCTAAACtcaaagagacagacagtgtTGTGGTGGTCCTAATGTCTCATGGGAAACTGGGAACTGTCTACGGTGTTaactggacagaagagcaacCAGATGACTTCCCCATTGACAACATTAACCAACACTTGGGCTCGGAAGAATGCCCAGCGCTGCTGGACAAGCCCAAGGTCATCATCATCCAGGCCTGCAGAGGAGGTGATTCTCATCTCATccttaaaaacatcaacaatagTCCTATTAGATTAACAGATTACAGTTTGGACCTGAATTACATCTGAATTAAATCATGTTACGTGTATTGCAGTGGCCAGTGGAGCTGTGAAGGTTTCTAGCGATAGTGCAACGCAAGCTGTGGGTCTGTCTGATCTTGACATACTGGATGATGGACTGAAACTTGTGCACAAAGAAAAGGActtcatttctcttctctccagcACTCCTCGTCAGTTTAACTGGAATATCATCAGGTCTTAATACGCTTATGTACAACATTTTTACCACTTGCACTAAAAACTACATGATCTTTCTGCCTCTGAATGATTTTTCCTGCAGATACTAAGTCATACAGAGACCCAGATAAGGGGTCTTTCCTCATCCAGTTCATTGTCGAGGTATTCAAGAACTCCGCGAATAAGGATGACATCGAGGTGCTTTTCAGAAAAGTATGTTTTATGAATGTAAACACAAGGATATATAGAGTAAAGTGCTTAACACAGGGGgcgaccccctacctactatatgtgttctatattaaacttggcctagagctgtttataaatatacattattattacaattttcgattcaatattaagctatccctttactgaagtatgttggattcaagttAAAGTGTACTCAAATAAATTTagatttgtgggggaaattaaaaaatatattaaaaatgtctacCTATGGATTGcggaccccctgctgaagacctatggctTAACGCCTTTCTTAAATTTGTTTCTACTACACAGGTCATGCAACGCTTTGAAGATCTCAACATCCCCTTCAACAGAAGACAGATGCCAGTCAAAGACAGATGCACACTGACAAAGCGCTTCTACTTCCAGCCAGGCATTTGAAACAGGGCTGAGTTTCCATTTATGCACATTTAAACTTTCAATATTATGTTTTACGCTCTTTTAATGGAAATGGTGCAGCATTAGCCTCTCTTTATAAAGCCTGTACACTGCTGAAGGTGATTCCTGTCTGCTTCccataaacagagagagagagagatgggttTGATTTAATCAAATgattcatacatttttaattctgATATGTATTTGAATCGGAAAGCAATTTAAGGTCTGTTATGTCTccaatttttcatttattcttgtatctgtgtgttttgtcatcCTCGTAACCCGTATACAGTTTGTTTCActctcaataaaataaaataaaaaataaagcattggACATTTAAAAGgctcattttattctttgtaataaactaaaaacatgaagaaagtATTAATGGCCTTACCTAGGAAAAAATTTGGTCCACTTTTGGTGTAAATGCAACAAGATACGACTCAGCAAAGTCAGTGTGATCCGCGTATATTTAAATCTATCCGCCATagcattaagaccactgacaggtgaagtgaataccattgaccatcctgggacaatacaatgttctacagggaaacttttgggcatTCAAGTGAATGTAACTTAGACAtataccatccacctagaccagactacacccaccctatagcaatgacacaactTGATGACGGCAGCCACCcccagactgacacagacacacacacaa
This sequence is a window from Mugil cephalus isolate CIBA_MC_2020 chromosome 9, CIBA_Mcephalus_1.1, whole genome shotgun sequence. Protein-coding genes within it:
- the LOC125013085 gene encoding caspase a-like — its product is MAAELLSVRRKFSERVSKEVITQLLDDLFEDHVFNDVEKEAIHEENQSRVQKACNLIDRLRKKGDVASKKMIDHLQERDPILFTELGLSADQPAQSAQPAQPVQPAQPAQPAQPVQPVQPTAEPGEEQEWSDRLKLTTEVFWKLKQNDKDVYPAGKSNIRNRVALLITNIKFKEERRNRKGAEKDEENMEKLLSALGYEVVRHTNLTAKEIDDALIKFSKHPKLRETDSVVVVLMSHGKLGAVLGVDSTEEQPDDFAIDKIYQHLGSVECPALLNKPKVIIIQASGCGGGSCSIQEGIHGSVNVIDDMNTVRWVHKEKDFISLLSSTPGTVSYRHIQNGSFFIKYIVEVFNTYAHADDIRELFRKVMRRFEDFTCGNRRQMPTEDRCTLTRRFYFFSGI
- the LOC125013841 gene encoding uncharacterized protein LOC125013841, yielding MAAELFRVRSKFIDKVSEEVISQLLDDLLEDCVLNDGENDAVLKKNQTQADRARALIDSVRKKGDVASRKMIARLQARDPTLSYELGLSAGQPAQPAQLAQPAQPAQLAQPAQPAAEPGEEQGWSDKLILTTEALWKQKQNDKDVYPAGKSNIRNRVALLITNIKFKDKRLNREGAEKDEENMERLLSALGYEVVRRTDLTAEEIDEALIKFSKHPKLKETDSVVVVLMSHGKLGTVYGVNWTEEQPDDFPIDNINQHLGSEECPALLDKPKVIIIQACRGGDSHLILKNINNMASGAVKVSSDSATQAVGLSDLDILDDGLKLVHKEKDFISLLSSTPHTKSYRDPDKGSFLIQFIVEVFKNSANKDDIEVLFRKVMQRFEDLNIPFNRRQMPVKDRCTLTKRFYFQPDKELARVRGRFVEKVSKPLLKQLLDDLLEDGLLNDGETDSVLEDNSGKADMARCLIDMVKRKGDRASTRMIGHIERRDPTLFSELGLSLGPPAAAAPQRQQTWSDKLILTSDSFRMGKLNDPNIYPVTEKAIKSRVALLIININFANRSLTREGADKDEENMERLLKTLGYEVVKFKDLTGQGIDDALRNFSKNPKLKDTDSVFVVIMSHGKRGLILGVNYDDKHAKKDEFPVDNIYKYLDSKTCPALLNKPKIIIIQACRGESGGAVNVISDSATQAVVSDDLPPPRVSDLDILDDSVKCVHKEKDFISLLSSTPDTVSYRHRNDGSFLIQYIVEVFNTYSHEDDIEELFRKVMQRFENFSAEDKRQMPTKDRCTLTRRFYLLPGP